The proteins below are encoded in one region of Pleuronectes platessa chromosome 12, fPlePla1.1, whole genome shotgun sequence:
- the LOC128453863 gene encoding RING finger protein 122 isoform X1 — translation MHPVKWCNGCLCDLGLENSKLHCKMTSEDLFNLPLNIYIIILGIGLFILMLSLFFCCYLFRLRRQGAREQYGYSEVVLKGAEKKLSLLGQTCAVCLEEFRSKDELGVCPCSHAFHKKCLLKWLEIRSVCPMCNKSICRLQPDPPQASERQQSLLEV, via the exons ATGCATCCTGTCAAATGGTGTAACG GGTGTCTGTGTGACCTTGGATTGGAGAACTCCAAACTCCACTGCAAGATGACGTCCGAGGATCTCTTCAACCTGCCGCTCAACATCTACATCATCATCCTGGGCATTggcctcttcatcctcatgctcagcctcttcttctgctgctacCTCTTCAG ATTGAGGCGACAAGGTGCTCGAGAACAGTATGGCTACAGTGAG GTTGTTTTGAAAGGAGCGGAGAAGAAACTGAGCCTTCTTGGT CAAACATGTGCGGTGTGTTTAGAAGAGTTTCGCAGTAAGGACGAGCTCGGGGTGTGCCCTTGTTCACATGCTTTTCACAAGAA GTGTCTGCTAAAATGGTTAGAAATCCGCAGCGTCTGTCCCATGTGCAACAAGTCCATTTGTCGCCTCCAGCCGGACCCCCCACAAGCATCCGAGCGACAACAAAGTCTCCTGGAGGTCTGA
- the LOC128453863 gene encoding RING finger protein 122 isoform X2 — translation MTSEDLFNLPLNIYIIILGIGLFILMLSLFFCCYLFRLRRQGAREQYGYSEVVLKGAEKKLSLLGQTCAVCLEEFRSKDELGVCPCSHAFHKKCLLKWLEIRSVCPMCNKSICRLQPDPPQASERQQSLLEV, via the exons ATGACGTCCGAGGATCTCTTCAACCTGCCGCTCAACATCTACATCATCATCCTGGGCATTggcctcttcatcctcatgctcagcctcttcttctgctgctacCTCTTCAG ATTGAGGCGACAAGGTGCTCGAGAACAGTATGGCTACAGTGAG GTTGTTTTGAAAGGAGCGGAGAAGAAACTGAGCCTTCTTGGT CAAACATGTGCGGTGTGTTTAGAAGAGTTTCGCAGTAAGGACGAGCTCGGGGTGTGCCCTTGTTCACATGCTTTTCACAAGAA GTGTCTGCTAAAATGGTTAGAAATCCGCAGCGTCTGTCCCATGTGCAACAAGTCCATTTGTCGCCTCCAGCCGGACCCCCCACAAGCATCCGAGCGACAACAAAGTCTCCTGGAGGTCTGA